The Thaumasiovibrio subtropicus genome window below encodes:
- a CDS encoding ABC transporter ATP-binding protein translates to MSYLQVQNLFKKYGETLALKNIDFSIERGEFVVFVGPSGCGKSTLLRTIAGLESASDGEIRLDGNAITQIHPSKRDVAMVFQSYALYPHMSVKDNMSFALKLAKRPEKEITDKVASVAKALKLDMLLERKPKALSGGQRQRVAIGRAIVRNPKVFLFDEPLSNLDAALRVEMRIELSRLHQELGSTMVYVTHDQVEAMTLADKVVIMNQGEVAQIGAPLTLYHQPANLFVASFIGTPKMNLLPIDDLTDVGQEYHVTYGHHAVTKLAKMQFNDQISRAKTIGFRPEALSFCSPDAGLLTGDVEVIEQLGSEALVYIRTLSGASIVVRAAPDQVPTIRTTVGVNLPSQHVYLFDEAGNTVNNYAEVSYE, encoded by the coding sequence ATGAGTTATCTACAAGTGCAAAACCTTTTCAAGAAGTACGGCGAAACTTTAGCCTTGAAGAACATCGATTTTAGTATCGAACGCGGTGAGTTCGTGGTCTTTGTCGGCCCATCCGGTTGCGGCAAATCAACCCTATTGCGGACCATTGCTGGGTTGGAGTCGGCATCCGATGGTGAAATCCGTCTGGATGGCAACGCAATCACCCAGATTCATCCTTCCAAGCGGGATGTCGCCATGGTCTTCCAAAGCTATGCGCTCTATCCCCATATGTCTGTCAAAGACAATATGTCTTTCGCGCTTAAACTCGCAAAGCGACCTGAAAAAGAGATCACCGATAAGGTCGCGAGCGTGGCGAAGGCCCTTAAACTAGACATGCTACTCGAACGAAAGCCCAAAGCCCTTTCTGGCGGACAAAGGCAACGTGTCGCTATCGGGCGCGCTATTGTACGCAATCCAAAAGTGTTTCTGTTTGACGAACCGCTCTCAAACCTCGATGCGGCACTACGCGTAGAAATGCGCATTGAACTCTCCCGCCTTCATCAAGAGCTGGGCAGCACCATGGTCTATGTGACCCACGATCAAGTTGAAGCCATGACCCTCGCAGATAAAGTCGTCATCATGAATCAAGGCGAGGTTGCGCAAATTGGCGCACCACTCACGCTATATCATCAACCCGCGAATCTGTTTGTAGCCTCGTTTATCGGCACCCCAAAGATGAACCTATTACCCATCGATGACCTTACAGACGTTGGCCAAGAGTATCACGTAACTTATGGTCATCACGCTGTCACTAAACTCGCCAAAATGCAGTTTAATGATCAAATTAGTCGTGCGAAAACGATCGGTTTTCGCCCAGAGGCACTCTCTTTCTGCTCGCCAGACGCAGGGCTTTTAACCGGTGATGTGGAAGTCATTGAACAGTTGGGTTCCGAAGCTTTAGTTTACATTCGTACACTCTCAGGCGCGTCCATTGTTGTTCGCGCAGCCCCAGATCAAGTACCTACAATCCGAACAACAGTCGGGGTTAATCTGCCTTCTCAACACGTCTATCTCTTTGATGAAGCGGGAAATACCGTAAACAATTACGCCGAGGTGAGTTATGAGTAG
- a CDS encoding ABC transporter substrate-binding protein, with product MPFIRTFIAASVICSGTLSLSAFAATELTIATVNNGHMIEMQKLSKEFEKQNPDITLNWVTLEEGVLRQRVTTDIATKGGQFDVMTIGMYEAPIWGSKGWLNEIKTDAAYDANDILPAIRAGLSVDDKLFAVPFYGESSMVMYRKDLVSDAGMTLPDRASWGHIRDVAAAIHDPDNGVYGICLRGKPGWGDNMAFLTTMANSFGAQWFDSEWKPQLTSPEWQHAVSFYVDLLTQYGPPGSSSNSFNEILALFNEGKCGMWIDATIAASFITDPKQSKVADKVAFAQAPIAVTDRGSNWLWAWALAVPSATKNAEAAEKFVKWATSKDYIQLVAKHNGWANVPTGTRQSTYASDEFKAAAVFAEAELAAIESADPNNSTLNPTPYVGVQFAAIPEFQAIGVVAGQQVSSALAGKTSVEKALENANKSADREMRKSGYYK from the coding sequence ATGCCATTCATTCGGACATTCATCGCCGCCAGCGTTATCTGTAGCGGCACCCTATCGCTTAGTGCCTTCGCTGCGACAGAGCTGACGATTGCCACGGTCAACAATGGCCATATGATAGAAATGCAAAAGCTTAGCAAGGAGTTTGAAAAACAAAACCCTGATATCACTCTCAATTGGGTCACCTTAGAGGAAGGTGTATTACGCCAACGTGTCACTACCGACATTGCGACTAAAGGCGGTCAGTTTGATGTCATGACAATTGGCATGTATGAAGCCCCAATTTGGGGAAGTAAAGGTTGGCTAAACGAAATCAAGACCGACGCTGCCTATGATGCTAACGACATACTGCCTGCCATTCGAGCGGGTTTATCTGTTGATGACAAACTGTTTGCTGTGCCGTTTTATGGTGAAAGCTCGATGGTGATGTACCGTAAAGATCTGGTTTCAGATGCAGGTATGACCCTGCCAGACCGCGCGTCTTGGGGGCACATTCGTGATGTTGCTGCAGCCATTCATGACCCAGACAACGGCGTGTATGGTATTTGCTTACGAGGCAAACCCGGCTGGGGAGATAACATGGCCTTCCTGACAACCATGGCCAACTCGTTCGGTGCACAGTGGTTCGATAGTGAATGGAAACCCCAACTGACCTCACCAGAATGGCAACATGCCGTCAGTTTCTATGTCGATTTGCTCACCCAGTATGGCCCTCCGGGTTCAAGCTCCAATAGCTTCAACGAGATACTCGCTCTGTTTAATGAAGGAAAGTGTGGCATGTGGATAGACGCAACCATTGCTGCTTCTTTCATTACCGATCCAAAGCAAAGCAAGGTAGCGGATAAAGTCGCTTTTGCCCAAGCGCCTATTGCCGTTACTGACCGTGGCTCGAACTGGCTATGGGCTTGGGCTCTTGCCGTTCCTTCTGCAACAAAAAATGCTGAGGCGGCAGAAAAATTCGTGAAATGGGCAACATCTAAAGACTACATCCAACTTGTCGCCAAACATAATGGATGGGCAAATGTTCCAACTGGCACACGCCAATCAACCTATGCCTCTGACGAGTTTAAAGCCGCTGCGGTATTTGCAGAGGCCGAACTCGCCGCGATCGAATCTGCCGACCCCAATAACAGTACACTGAACCCGACACCTTATGTTGGCGTTCAGTTTGCGGCTATTCCTGAATTTCAGGCAATTGGTGTTGTTGCAGGGCAACAAGTGTCCTCTGCGCTTGCAGGAAAAACCAGCGTAGAGAAGGCGTTAGAAAATGCCAACAAGTCTGCGGATCGCGAAATGCGTAAATCTGGCTATTACAAATAG
- a CDS encoding L-iditol 2-dehydrogenase: MSHTLHLNDQPLLQNRVALLSGANGGIGLSVAATYLASGAQCVIADIAPQPSEPLQHLLEEYKGKAIYCNCDVTSATQRQGLLAKTVSHFGQLDILFNNAAIFNMGPILTSTEEEFRQLFNVNVEGMFFLMQGAAQIMVDAGRGGKIINIASQAGRRGEALVAHYCATKATAISYTQSTALALAKHGINVNSIAPGVIDTPMWDQVDALFAHYENLPPGEKKRQVGQDVPLGRMGTPEDITGAALFLASSLSDYITAQTLNVDGGNVMS; encoded by the coding sequence ATGAGCCACACTCTCCATCTCAATGACCAGCCCCTATTACAGAATCGGGTCGCTTTGCTAAGCGGTGCGAATGGTGGGATCGGTTTAAGCGTCGCAGCGACTTATCTAGCGAGCGGAGCACAATGTGTGATCGCGGATATTGCGCCACAACCTTCAGAACCATTGCAACATTTACTCGAAGAATATAAAGGGAAAGCCATCTACTGTAACTGTGATGTCACATCAGCAACTCAGCGACAAGGGCTCTTAGCGAAAACAGTTTCGCATTTTGGTCAACTCGATATTCTCTTCAACAACGCAGCGATATTTAACATGGGGCCAATATTAACCAGTACGGAAGAAGAGTTTCGTCAATTGTTTAACGTGAACGTTGAAGGGATGTTCTTTCTCATGCAAGGCGCAGCACAAATCATGGTAGATGCAGGACGAGGGGGCAAGATCATCAATATTGCCTCTCAGGCGGGTCGTCGCGGCGAAGCATTGGTTGCCCACTACTGTGCGACGAAAGCGACGGCCATCAGCTATACCCAATCAACAGCGCTTGCTCTCGCCAAACATGGTATCAACGTGAACAGCATTGCTCCCGGCGTCATTGATACACCAATGTGGGATCAGGTTGATGCTCTATTTGCCCACTACGAAAACCTTCCGCCAGGCGAGAAGAAGCGGCAAGTTGGTCAGGATGTCCCGTTAGGACGAATGGGCACACCTGAAGATATTACTGGTGCAGCGCTCTTTCTGGCGTCCTCTTTATCTGATTACATCACCGCCCAGACCCTCAATGTCGATGGCGGTAACGTCATGAGTTAG
- a CDS encoding mannitol dehydrogenase family protein, producing MSSNNRLLHLGIGAFHRGHQAYYLHLLNQQLPESERWFYTSINLRKETQAMPAQLKQQSGQYHLKRIAPNGDTTYLKIEAIDRIEDASERPAVIAQLFAERQTKAATITVTEGGYYLTEDDNLNLDHAEIKHDLAATKNAANAPLTLYGFLAAGLLARYHANAGPITVLSCDNLRDNGQKLKRAFEQFLIHANLDSLKQWTSENVRFPCSMVDRITPIPPDSLIEEIQTQLKETDYCPVLGEDFQQWVIENNLTHPFPPLEKVGVIITDDVYIYEEAKIRVLNGGHFLLCYVAALRGYEYFHQAIQDAELQQWLKQYHCDEVFPTLPNTPFDIEAYRQTIVSRFSNPHIADSVARITADSISKFPQFILPTLARSLAMGHMPTAAIRLLAHWYCFLVLVASGRLQFNYQDAYFPLVKQWLDQPDPAIAFLDEKAIWSETTTQYPEFRERLYTALVSTFNSYGEQYP from the coding sequence ATGAGTAGCAACAACCGCCTGTTGCACCTCGGTATTGGCGCATTTCATCGTGGTCATCAAGCGTACTATCTGCACCTACTGAATCAGCAGTTGCCCGAGTCTGAACGCTGGTTTTACACCAGCATCAACTTAAGAAAAGAGACTCAAGCGATGCCAGCACAGCTTAAACAGCAGTCAGGCCAGTATCACTTGAAGCGAATCGCGCCAAATGGCGACACAACATACCTGAAAATTGAAGCGATTGATCGTATTGAAGATGCATCAGAAAGACCGGCTGTCATTGCCCAGTTGTTTGCTGAACGGCAAACGAAAGCAGCCACCATTACAGTGACAGAAGGGGGCTACTATCTCACAGAAGATGACAATCTAAATCTTGACCACGCGGAAATTAAACATGATTTGGCCGCGACAAAAAACGCCGCCAATGCCCCTCTCACCCTCTATGGCTTCCTCGCGGCTGGCTTGCTGGCCCGGTATCATGCCAACGCGGGTCCTATAACGGTTTTAAGTTGTGATAACTTGCGCGATAACGGGCAAAAACTGAAGCGTGCTTTTGAACAGTTTTTAATTCATGCCAATCTCGATTCACTCAAGCAGTGGACAAGTGAAAATGTCCGTTTCCCATGCTCCATGGTCGATCGAATAACCCCTATTCCGCCAGACTCTCTCATTGAAGAAATCCAAACACAACTGAAAGAAACAGACTATTGCCCCGTACTTGGTGAGGATTTTCAACAATGGGTGATTGAAAACAATCTGACACATCCATTTCCCCCGCTTGAAAAAGTAGGCGTAATCATTACTGATGATGTTTATATCTACGAAGAAGCAAAAATACGCGTGTTGAACGGAGGGCATTTTCTGCTCTGTTATGTGGCAGCGCTGCGAGGCTATGAATATTTTCACCAAGCAATCCAAGATGCAGAGTTACAACAATGGCTTAAGCAATATCATTGCGACGAAGTGTTCCCAACACTGCCAAACACCCCTTTTGATATAGAAGCATACCGTCAAACCATCGTCTCGCGATTCAGTAACCCCCATATCGCTGATTCGGTTGCCCGAATAACCGCGGACAGCATCAGCAAGTTTCCACAATTTATTTTACCTACCCTTGCGCGCAGTTTAGCGATGGGGCACATGCCAACAGCCGCTATAAGACTACTCGCTCACTGGTACTGCTTCCTGGTTTTAGTGGCATCCGGACGCCTCCAATTTAACTATCAAGACGCCTATTTTCCTCTTGTTAAGCAGTGGCTTGATCAACCCGATCCCGCTATCGCTTTTCTCGATGAAAAAGCCATCTGGTCAGAGACCACAACGCAATATCCCGAATTTCGTGAACGCCTTTATACTGCGCTCGTTTCAACATTCAACAGCTATGGGGAGCAATACCCATGA
- a CDS encoding helix-turn-helix domain-containing protein codes for MSVAKDPVWEFSQLDESVLYLEHGVPHQRIHWHVHEQYELHLITKTSGKVMIGNHLGPFSPGHLTLVGPWLPHNWESQLQPDEHYPLRDMVIQFMPDLFNAASRTFPELQKFIPLIEQAKMGVEFLDVPLEVAEQGFRQVKESSGVTRIIHFLSLMEYLHQHNTRILSNMPASEMKDASTTQHRISEVINYVMEHYQAPIKLKTIADQLGMTESYFSRFFHQSSGHRFTDFVNRVRVQRACVLLTESDTTIAEISLKVGFQNLTNFSRHFRRIKGISPLAYRKKHETK; via the coding sequence ATGTCCGTAGCCAAAGATCCCGTTTGGGAATTCAGCCAACTTGATGAATCTGTTCTCTATCTCGAGCACGGAGTCCCCCATCAACGTATTCACTGGCATGTACACGAACAATATGAACTGCACCTGATCACAAAAACCAGTGGCAAAGTGATGATCGGCAACCATCTGGGCCCCTTTTCTCCAGGCCATCTCACATTAGTCGGCCCTTGGCTTCCTCATAACTGGGAAAGCCAGTTGCAGCCCGATGAACACTATCCACTGCGTGATATGGTGATCCAGTTTATGCCGGACCTTTTTAATGCCGCTTCGAGAACCTTTCCTGAACTACAAAAGTTCATTCCCCTCATAGAACAAGCCAAAATGGGCGTTGAATTTCTCGATGTACCGCTAGAGGTAGCGGAGCAAGGTTTTAGGCAAGTCAAAGAATCGTCCGGTGTCACACGGATTATTCACTTTCTCTCTTTGATGGAGTACCTCCATCAACACAATACGCGCATCTTATCGAATATGCCCGCATCTGAAATGAAAGATGCTAGTACAACACAACATCGGATTAGTGAAGTCATTAACTATGTCATGGAGCATTATCAAGCCCCGATTAAACTCAAAACGATTGCCGATCAACTCGGCATGACAGAGTCTTACTTTTCTCGCTTTTTTCATCAGTCGTCAGGGCACCGATTTACTGATTTCGTCAACCGTGTTCGCGTTCAGCGCGCCTGTGTTTTACTCACGGAAAGTGATACAACCATCGCAGAAATAAGCCTCAAAGTCGGGTTTCAAAACCTAACCAACTTTAGTCGCCACTTTCGCCGAATCAAAGGCATCAGTCCGCTGGCTTATCGGAAAAAACACGAAACAAAATAA
- a CDS encoding efflux RND transporter permease subunit has protein sequence MILLLVAAIAGTQNLYYRGDYKIFFNEENKMLAAFDEIEATFNKTDNLSIIVAPKNGDIFEARYLDLIRQITEEAWQTPYSSRVDSIANYQHTEAVEDDLLVEDLIGRYNALSASDISDIKRVALNEPRLVNASVSENGDVAVVNITVQIQELDKTAAELEIKAFSDALVDKFAADYTDVDFHQTGIVALNGAFNDAAQQDASTLVPTMFLVILIFLAVMLRSVVAVVTTLIVIIGTIGATLGLAGWNGMFLSIGTVNVPTLVMTLAVADCVHVFATIKQQMQLGKDKQSAILQSLKLNTRPVIITSVTTAIGFFMMNASDSPVLRDMGNVSAVGVMVACVLSLTLLPALVRVLPVRVKEKPASEQGTFLSQLADTVIKYHTQIFVSMFALTIVAGFLVTQNRVNDESNKYFDTSSEFRQAVDFMEEKISGNSSISLMIKTNESQGISEPSFIATIGELTDWLRDQPDVDHVSALSDTYRRLNKNMHADNEAYFVLPTDRELASQYLLLYEMSLPYGLDLNNEVNIDKSSLKLQITVANLGSKEMVALEERIYAWFAANAPTYDIQASSPTLMFAHIGETNMKSMLTSLPIALLMISALLIFALRSWRLGLISLIPNMIPAIFGFGLWALISGEINLGLSVVVSLTLGIVVDDSVHFLSKYQHARVRGMTTEQAIHYAFNTVGRALWITTVVLVAGFLVLASSNFRLNGDMGQLSALVIFLALVIDFLLLPAALLKFDRREMTELADAKQPKEKALALNPQN, from the coding sequence ATGATTTTGTTACTCGTTGCGGCTATCGCGGGTACACAGAATCTTTACTACCGTGGTGATTACAAAATCTTTTTTAATGAAGAGAACAAGATGCTCGCGGCATTCGATGAAATTGAAGCGACATTTAACAAAACAGACAACCTATCCATTATTGTTGCGCCTAAAAATGGCGATATCTTTGAAGCGCGTTACTTGGATTTAATTCGCCAAATTACCGAAGAGGCTTGGCAGACACCTTATTCGAGCCGCGTCGACTCGATAGCCAATTATCAGCACACCGAAGCCGTTGAAGATGACCTCTTAGTTGAAGATTTAATTGGCCGCTACAATGCGCTATCAGCAAGTGATATCAGTGACATAAAGCGTGTTGCACTTAACGAGCCACGACTTGTGAACGCGTCTGTTTCCGAAAACGGCGATGTTGCTGTTGTGAATATCACGGTGCAAATTCAAGAGCTTGATAAAACTGCCGCTGAGCTCGAAATTAAGGCATTCAGCGATGCATTGGTTGATAAATTCGCGGCAGATTACACCGATGTCGATTTCCATCAGACAGGTATTGTTGCGTTAAATGGTGCCTTCAACGATGCCGCCCAGCAGGATGCTAGTACGTTAGTACCGACTATGTTTCTCGTCATTCTCATCTTTCTTGCTGTTATGCTTCGTTCCGTCGTTGCTGTAGTAACCACACTGATTGTCATCATTGGCACTATTGGGGCGACACTGGGCTTAGCAGGTTGGAACGGCATGTTCTTGAGTATTGGTACGGTGAATGTACCTACCTTGGTAATGACACTCGCTGTTGCCGATTGTGTCCATGTGTTTGCCACCATTAAACAGCAAATGCAGTTAGGTAAAGACAAGCAATCTGCGATCTTACAAAGTCTGAAGCTCAATACGCGTCCAGTGATTATTACATCGGTAACTACAGCTATTGGCTTCTTTATGATGAACGCCTCTGATTCACCGGTGCTCCGAGACATGGGTAATGTTTCTGCTGTTGGTGTGATGGTTGCGTGTGTCTTGTCTTTGACTTTGCTACCAGCACTCGTTCGTGTTCTGCCGGTGCGAGTGAAAGAAAAACCAGCATCAGAGCAAGGGACCTTCCTCAGTCAGCTAGCTGATACTGTGATTAAGTATCACACACAGATCTTTGTCAGCATGTTTGCTCTGACTATCGTGGCAGGCTTTTTAGTAACACAAAACCGAGTCAATGATGAGTCAAATAAGTACTTTGATACCAGCAGTGAATTCCGTCAAGCCGTTGACTTTATGGAAGAAAAGATAAGCGGTAACTCTTCTATCAGCTTGATGATTAAAACGAATGAATCGCAAGGTATTAGCGAGCCAAGTTTCATCGCCACGATTGGAGAGCTGACCGATTGGTTGCGTGATCAACCGGATGTAGACCATGTCTCTGCGCTGTCTGATACCTATCGACGCCTTAACAAAAACATGCACGCCGACAACGAAGCATACTTTGTTTTACCCACAGATCGTGAATTGGCATCACAGTACTTGTTGCTCTATGAGATGTCATTGCCATATGGCTTAGATTTAAACAACGAAGTCAACATCGATAAGTCATCGCTGAAACTACAAATTACAGTCGCTAACTTGGGCAGTAAAGAGATGGTTGCGCTGGAAGAGCGAATCTATGCATGGTTTGCAGCGAATGCGCCGACTTATGACATTCAGGCATCTAGTCCGACGTTAATGTTTGCTCACATTGGCGAAACCAACATGAAGAGTATGCTGACTTCATTGCCAATTGCGTTGCTGATGATCTCTGCATTATTGATTTTCGCGCTTCGTTCATGGCGTTTAGGTTTGATCAGTCTTATTCCGAACATGATCCCTGCCATTTTTGGTTTTGGTCTGTGGGCGCTGATTTCAGGCGAAATCAATCTCGGACTGTCGGTCGTGGTGTCTTTAACTTTGGGTATTGTTGTTGATGATTCAGTGCATTTCTTAAGCAAATACCAACATGCCCGTGTACGAGGTATGACAACCGAACAGGCTATCCACTATGCATTTAACACCGTTGGCCGCGCACTATGGATAACGACCGTGGTGTTGGTCGCTGGCTTCCTGGTATTAGCAAGCTCTAACTTCCGATTGAATGGTGACATGGGGCAGTTGAGCGCGCTGGTTATCTTCTTAGCGCTCGTGATTGACTTCTTGTTGTTACCTGCGGCGTTGTTGAAGTTTGATCGTCGCGAAATGACGGAGCTCGCCGATGCGAAACAGCCAAAAGAGAAAGCACTCGCGCTTAATCCTCAAAACTAA
- a CDS encoding carbohydrate ABC transporter permease, which yields MQKWLPRLLVMPSFISLLLWMIVPLSMTIYFSTIRYNLLYPGENNFVGGMNFEFFYTDDAFWPALFNTLTLVGLVLLLTVVSAIFIAVALDKPFRGRSIARVLLISPFFIMPTVNALIWKNMMMHPVYGVLAAIWTGFGLEPVDWLAQYPLGSIIIMLSWQWMPFALLIFITSLQSMDHEQKEAALLDGASGWQVFRYLTLPHLARPIAVVMMIETIFMLSVFAEIFVTTGGGPGYESTNLAFLIFAQALMQFDVGVASAGGLIAVILANIVAFFLIRAIGKNLVA from the coding sequence ATGCAAAAATGGTTACCTCGGCTGCTTGTCATGCCATCATTTATCAGCCTGTTATTGTGGATGATTGTCCCACTCTCGATGACAATCTATTTTTCAACCATCCGCTATAACTTGCTATACCCAGGCGAAAACAATTTCGTTGGTGGAATGAACTTTGAGTTTTTCTACACTGACGACGCATTTTGGCCAGCACTCTTTAATACCCTGACGTTGGTTGGTTTGGTGTTACTACTGACTGTTGTCAGTGCTATTTTCATTGCAGTTGCGCTCGACAAGCCCTTTCGTGGTCGTAGTATTGCGAGAGTCCTTTTAATTTCACCCTTTTTCATTATGCCGACAGTCAATGCGCTCATCTGGAAGAATATGATGATGCACCCAGTTTATGGGGTGCTCGCTGCGATATGGACCGGCTTTGGGCTAGAGCCCGTTGATTGGCTAGCCCAATACCCACTTGGTTCGATCATCATAATGTTGAGCTGGCAATGGATGCCCTTTGCTCTGCTCATTTTTATCACTTCTCTACAATCCATGGATCACGAGCAAAAAGAGGCTGCTTTACTCGATGGCGCCTCTGGCTGGCAAGTTTTTCGGTATCTCACCTTACCCCACCTCGCTCGCCCAATTGCGGTGGTGATGATGATAGAAACCATATTTATGCTCTCGGTATTCGCAGAGATCTTTGTCACAACGGGTGGTGGCCCCGGTTACGAATCTACTAACCTCGCGTTTCTCATTTTTGCCCAAGCGCTCATGCAGTTTGACGTTGGCGTTGCATCTGCGGGTGGTTTAATCGCCGTCATACTCGCCAATATCGTCGCTTTCTTTTTAATTCGCGCGATTGGCAAAAACTTAGTCGCCTAG
- a CDS encoding carbohydrate ABC transporter permease, producing the protein MSKDVSLIDQTGWLRPLLCWFVALLVFFPILMIIITAFKTEQQAIEVPPSLLFTPTTENFGIVQERSDYLKFAINSVITAFGSTLLALLIAIPGAYSMAFYPRKSTKNLLLWMLSTKMLPAVGVLVPIYILCQRTGLLDTTFALTIIYTLINLPIVVWMLFSYFKDIPKEILEAVRLDGADTLGEIRHVLLPLSLGGIASTALLSIVLSWNEAFWAINLTSADAGTLATMISTYSSPEGLFWAKLSAASTMACAPIVVLGWFCQKQLVQGLTFGAVK; encoded by the coding sequence ATGTCAAAAGATGTTTCCTTGATTGATCAAACGGGTTGGCTGAGACCGTTATTGTGTTGGTTTGTCGCGTTGTTGGTGTTCTTCCCAATTCTCATGATCATCATTACCGCGTTTAAAACTGAACAACAAGCGATTGAAGTGCCCCCTAGTTTATTGTTTACGCCAACCACAGAAAACTTCGGCATTGTCCAAGAGCGCAGTGATTACCTAAAGTTTGCGATTAATTCGGTCATCACCGCATTTGGCTCTACCCTGTTAGCCTTACTGATCGCTATTCCTGGCGCTTACTCCATGGCTTTTTACCCACGTAAGAGTACCAAAAACTTGTTACTGTGGATGTTATCTACCAAGATGTTGCCTGCGGTCGGTGTACTCGTGCCCATCTACATACTGTGCCAACGCACAGGACTCCTAGATACAACCTTTGCGCTGACCATTATCTACACCCTGATTAACTTGCCTATCGTGGTGTGGATGCTTTTCTCTTATTTCAAGGATATCCCCAAAGAGATACTTGAAGCGGTCAGATTAGATGGCGCAGACACATTAGGTGAAATACGCCATGTATTACTACCACTATCACTCGGCGGTATTGCCTCCACCGCACTGCTATCCATCGTACTGAGCTGGAATGAAGCCTTTTGGGCGATCAACCTCACATCGGCAGATGCGGGCACGCTTGCAACCATGATCTCGACCTATTCCAGCCCTGAAGGACTTTTCTGGGCGAAACTATCCGCCGCATCGACCATGGCCTGTGCGCCTATCGTCGTATTGGGCTGGTTTTGTCAAAAGCAATTGGTACAAGGACTGACCTTTGGAGCAGTGAAATGA
- a CDS encoding outer membrane lipoprotein-sorting protein, which translates to MPLVTASSISYAQDAAARGLEIAQERKARDTGWGDSQSTLTMLLQNAQGESSVRKLRISSLEVEDDGDKGLTVFDEPRDVKGSAFLNHSHITDADDQWLYLPALKRVKRIASRNKSGPFMGSEFAYEDLSSFELEKYEFTYLGDETFEGEATYVLEQVPTDEFSGYTRQKVWLDQAHYRPLKVEFYDRKDQLLKTLDFNAYQQYLGQFWRAHEMVMTNHQTGKMTTLTTHEMQFQTGLEDRDFRKDNLKRIR; encoded by the coding sequence ATGCCATTAGTGACTGCAAGTTCGATAAGTTACGCGCAAGATGCCGCAGCACGCGGTTTGGAGATTGCACAAGAGCGTAAGGCGAGAGATACAGGTTGGGGTGACTCTCAATCAACGCTAACTATGTTGCTACAAAATGCACAAGGTGAAAGCAGTGTGCGTAAGCTGCGTATTAGTAGCCTTGAAGTAGAAGATGACGGCGATAAAGGCCTGACGGTATTTGATGAGCCAAGAGATGTGAAAGGGAGTGCTTTCTTAAATCACTCGCACATCACGGATGCAGATGACCAATGGTTATATTTGCCAGCACTTAAACGCGTTAAGCGTATCGCTTCTCGCAATAAAAGTGGCCCTTTTATGGGCAGTGAGTTCGCCTATGAAGATTTGAGTTCATTCGAGCTGGAGAAATATGAGTTTACCTACCTTGGCGACGAGACATTCGAAGGTGAAGCGACGTATGTTTTGGAACAAGTCCCGACAGATGAGTTTTCAGGCTATACCCGTCAGAAAGTTTGGTTGGATCAGGCACATTATCGCCCGCTAAAAGTGGAGTTTTATGATCGCAAAGACCAACTGCTGAAAACGCTTGATTTTAATGCGTATCAACAATATCTCGGGCAGTTCTGGCGCGCCCATGAAATGGTGATGACAAATCATCAAACAGGCAAGATGACCACACTTACGACCCATGAGATGCAGTTCCAAACTGGGCTAGAAGATCGAGACTTCCGCAAAGATAACTTAAAGCGTATTCGTTAA